One genomic region from Amaranthus tricolor cultivar Red isolate AtriRed21 chromosome 12, ASM2621246v1, whole genome shotgun sequence encodes:
- the LOC130797286 gene encoding auxin-responsive protein IAA3-like, with translation MEMNKKEIEHQDTELRLGLPGSQIKTQINKRSFSNIKESSSDAHNTENETAPQPKAQVVGWPPVRSYRKNCLQTMNKDAENGGFYVKVSLDGAPYLRKIDMKLYKGYSQLLKALQDMFKVEVGIYLEKGGYNESEYVPTYEDKDGDWMLVGDVPWEMFITSCKRLRIMKGSEARGLGCLP, from the exons ATGGAGATGAACAAGAAGGAAATTGAGCATCAAGATACCGAGTTAAGACTAGGATTACCGGGCAGTCAGATCAAAACTCAAATTAATAAGAGATCGTTTTCTAATATTAAAGAATCTTCTTCTGATGCTCATAACACTGAAAATGAAACTGCTCCCCAACCAAA gGCACAAGTGGTGGGTTGGCCTCCAGTTCGATCATACAGGAAAAATTGCCTTCAAACAATGAATAAAGATGCTGAAAATGGAGGGTTTTACGTAAAAGTAAGCTTGGATGGAGCTCCTTATCTTAGAAAGATTGACATGAAACTATACAAGGGCTACTCACAACTCCTTAAGGCTTTACAAGACATGTTCAAAGTTGAAGTTG GTATTTACTTAGAAAAAGGAGGATATAATGAGTCAGAATATGTGCCAACTTATGAAGATAAAGATGGAGATTGGATGTTGGTAGGAGACGTGCCATGGGAAATGTTTATTACTTCTTGCAAGAGGCTAAGAATCATGAAAGGATCAGAAGCAAGAGGATTGGGTTGCTTGccctaa